CTGCCGAACGTGACCACGTGGCGCCTTGAGGAGCCGGAGGCTCTGGAGGAGGTCTTGGACAGGCTCCCCGACCTGGTGGTCAAACCGGTCAACGGCTCCGGCGGGAAAGGCCTGGTGGTTGGGCGGACGGCGGACGCGAAAACCCTGGACCAGGTGCGCCAAACCCTGCGGGAAGACCCGCGCGGCTGGATCGCCCAGCCGATCATCGAGCTGTCGACCATCCCCACCCTGGTCGAGGAGGGGGTCCGCCCACGCCACTCAGACCTGAGGCCGTTCGCGGTCAACAGCGGCGAAGACGTGTGGGTTCTGCCGGGCGGGTTGACCAGGGTGGCGTTGCCGGAAGGCCAGTTGGTGGTCAACTCCTCCCAAGGCGGCGGCTCGAAGGACACCTGGGTGCCCGGACGCCCGGACTGCCCGCCCGGCCCCCAGGACTGGGCGGACACCGCCGGGGGCGACCGGACGGCATCGGGCACCGGAAAAGCGAGCGCGGCAAAAGCGGGAGGCGCCTCTTCGTTGACGCACCAGGAGGCCGGGGCGGACGACGACTCGCGTTTGCTGCAGCAAATTGAGCACCAACAGCAGGCGGGAGGGAACGGCCGTGCTGTCGCGCGTGGCTGAGTCGCTGTTCTGGATGGGCCGGTACATGGAGCGGGCCGACGGCACGGCGCGCATTCTGGACGTGCACCTGCAGTTGATGTTGGAGGCCCCCGCGGCGGACGAGGGCGCCGCCTGCCAGTCGCTGCTGGCGATCATGGGCGTGTCCCATCCTGATCGGGGGCTGAGGGCGGCGGATGTGGCGAACCTGCTGGCGGTCGACCCGTTGGAGCCGTCCTCGATCGCCTACTCGTTGCGGGCGGCGCGGGAGAACGGGCGCCGGGCCCGTGAAATCATCTCGACCGAGTTGTGGGAATGCCTCAACACGTTGAATCAGAACATGCCCTCCGAGGTGCCGGAGGACCGCCACCACGCGCTGTTCGCCTGGGTGCGGGAACGTTCGGCTATGGCGGCCGGGATTGGCTACACCACCATGATCCGGGACGAGCCATACCAGTTCTTCATGCTGGGGCAGGGCCTGGAGCGGGCCGACATGACCGCGCGGCTGCTCGCCACCCGCGAATTGACGGACACGGCCGGCGCCTCCTGGACCACCATCCTGCGTTCCTGCGGCGGATACGAGGCGTGCCTCAGGTCCCGGCGGGGACTGCCAACCAAAGAGGACGCGGCCGAGTTCCTGCTCCTGGACACGTTCTTCCCGCGGTCGATTCAGTTCGCGTTCAACCGGGCGTTGACGGCGCTCGGGGAACTGGAGCCGAACGGGGCCGGCGCCCGGCCCGGCGGGGAAGCCGGCCCAGGGGCGACGGGCGGGCCGGGCGGACCAGGCGGACCAGGCCGCCGCCGCCAATCCCAGCGTCTGACCCGCGGCGTGCGGCACGGCGACCCGGCTTGGATTCTGGGGCAGGCGATCAGCCAGCTGCGCTACCAGCCGATCGATGAGATCCTGGCCGACCTGCCGGACCAAATGGATCGCGTCCAGCAGGCGACCTCCGCCGCGTCCGAGGCGGTCAGGCAACGCTACTTTCCGGTGCTCGCGGCGCCGGCTTGGGTGGGTGAGGAAGCGTGAACCGGCTGCGTGTGCGCCATGTGGCCGGATTCCGTTACTCGGCCCCGGCCGCCGCCTCCTACAACGAGGCCCGCATGCTCCCCCGCGACGGCCACGGCCAACAGGTGCTCTCAGACTCCCTTGAAACCCTTCCCCACGCCCCGCAGCACCGCTACCGCGACTATTGGGGCACCAAAGTGGTGGCGTTCGAGGTGCTGAGCCCGCACACGGAGCTGACCCTGCGGTCCTCGGCGCTGGTCGAGGTCAACCGCGTGGCGGAGGTGGGCGAGCGCGCCTCCTGGGCCGAATTGGCGCGGCAGGCCTCCGCCTCCACCCGTCTGGCGGAGCAATCGTTGCAGAGCGCGCGCACCCGGCCGCCGGCCGAGGTGGCCGAACTGGCGCGCGACTTGGCGGCGGAGCACCAGGACCCGCGCGCGGCCGCGGAGGCGATCTGCCGGGAGATCCGCGCCCACATGGACTACGTGCCCGGAGTCACCACCGTGGGCGCGACAGCCGCCGAGGCCTGGGAGAAAGGCAGCGGCGTCTGCCAAGACATTGCCCACGTGTCGCTTGGCGCCGTCCGGGCCGTCGGCATACCCGCCCGCTACGTCTCCGGCTACATGCACCCCCAGCCGGAGCCAGTGACCGGCGTGACCGTCACAGCCGAGTCGCACGCTTGGATCGAGTGGTTCTGCGGTTCCTGGGTCGGCTTCGACCCGACCAACCTGGCGCCGATCGCCTCGCGCCACATCCTGGTCGCCCGCGGCCGCGACTACGACGACATCGCACCGATCCGGGGGGTCTACGCGGGCACGGGCGACTCCTGCGCGTTCGCCACCGTGGAGATAACCCGCGAAACCTAGGAATTCGGTTCACAACGGCCCCGGTGTCCGATGCCGTCCGGCCGGGTCTTCGTAGGCCGCCCAGCAGGGTTGTTCTCTCTCAGCGAACGCCTTTTCGGCCTTTCGGGTTGGCCTGCCCGCCGCCGGTTATCCGGCCTGGTTGGCCAGAGCCGACCCGCAGACCGCGACCGGGCGCGCCAGGACCGCGCGGGCGAACAAGACTCCGTGCGGGCGGATCTCGTCGTTGCCGGGCAATCCCCGCCAAGCCAGGGCGTCCATGGAGTGAAGCACCTCTTTGATGCGGCCGGACCAACGCGAAACGTGGCGGAGAGACGGGATCTCGCCCGTCGACTGGGAGCGCCAGCCGAGCGCGGCCAGCCCCCAGACGGTCGCGCTGCCGACCAGGTCGCGTCGGTGGCCAGATCCGGTGGCCACGCCGAGCAGGGCCAGCACCGCCACATCGCGTTCCAACTCCGAGGACCAGCAGGCGGGGACGCGGTCCACCAGCAGGTCCCACATGGCCAGCGGGTCGGCGGCGGCGGCCGTTGTCTCCGCGTTGGCCTTCAGCCGCGCGCCGTCTTGCCAGATCAACCCGAGCCGTTGGCATGAGACCCGCAGCGCCGCCACGCGCACACGATCGCCTTCCCGGAAGCTGGAAACGTGGATTTCTTGGTTCCAGCCGAGAAGCTCGTAACCCTCGCGGACCACGGCGGGAGGCAGATGGCCTGCGCCGGTCAGGCGCAGACCGGAGCCGCCCAGGCGGCCGATCAGCCAAGAGTAGGGACGGGTGGCCGGCAGCACCGTTTCCACGGTGACGGGCCCGGGTGCCTGCGGTTCGCCCCCGAGGCGCTCAAACAGCCGCTGACGCTGATCCGGCTCCATTCGGCCCAGAACCGTCTCAGCCAAAGTCACGGTCTGGTTCGCCGCGCCGCCGTCCGCGTCCTGCGCCAATGTCGCTCCGGTCATGTTCCAATAATGCTCCATCCGGCCGCGATAAATCAGCCGGGGGCCGTAAAACTCCGGCCGAGCCGTTTATGCGCCGTTTATGCTGGCGTGGCAGGGTGGCCCCGGACGAAGGGAGTCAAAGCTGAGCGTTGTGCTTGTGATCGATGACGACCCGCACATCCGCGAACTGGTCGAGGCGCTGCTGCGCGGCGCGGGCATGGCCACGCGGGCGGCGGCGGACGGGCGGGAGGCGTTGCGGGTGCTGGGCCTGACCGCGATCGACCTGTGCGTGGTGGACGCCATGATGCCCAATCTGGACGGGGCGGGTTTCTGCCGGGCCGCCCGCCGCTACTACCCGGACCTGCCGTTGCTCATGTTGACCGCCAAAGGCCAGTTGGGCGACAAGGCCCAAGGCTTCGCGGCCGGGGCGGACGACTACCTGGTCAAGCCCTTCGAAGGCGCCGAGTTGGTGATGCGCGTCAAGGCCCTGACGCGCCGCTACCACAAGGTGGTCGAACAGCGGGCGCAGGCGGGTCGGCTGATCCTGGACGAATCCAGCCGGGTGGCCACGCTGGACGGCGAGCGCCGCGACTTGCCCCTCAAAGAGTTCGACCTGTTGTTCATGCTGGCCGGGCACAAGGGCCGCACGCTGACCAGGCGGCAGATCCTGGACCGGGTGTGGGGCTTTGACTTTGACGGCAACGAACGCACCTTGGACGTGCACATCAACCGCCTGCGCGAACGCTTCGGCCCCGAATCCGGTTTCAGGATCGCCACCGTGCGCGGGATTGGCTACCGGTTGGAGGACACGTGACCGGGCGGCCGGCGTGGACCCGCCGGGACATGTTGAGGGCCTTGGGCGGCCTGGCCTGGATTGTGGCCGGATTGCTGGTCGGTTGGCTGGTCTCCGAGGGCCTTTGGGCCATCACCGGCCGGCCTCCCGCGTTTGCCGCCTACCTGGCGGCGGTCGGCATCTGCGTGGCCGGCACCATGGCGTTCGGCCGCCTGTTCGCCGCCATTCGCGGCAAGCGGCCCGGCCGCCCGGACCTGGGCGAGCAGATCCTGGACGCTTTGGAGCGCATCTCGCAGGGGGACTTCGACGTGCGCCTGTCCGCCACCCGGCCGGGCCCTTTCCGCGCGGTGGTCGAATCGGTCAACAAGATGGCGGCCGAACTCGGCACCTTGGAGCACCAGCGCCAGGAGTTCGTCTCCAACGTCTCCCATGAGATCGGCTCGCCTTTGACTTCGGTGATCGGCTTCGCGCGGCTCCTGCGCGACCAGGACTTGGACCGCGACACCCAGCGCCACTATCTGGACGTCATTGTGCAAGAGGCGGAGCGGGTGTCCAAGCTTGGCGAGAACCTGTTGCGTTTGTCTGCTTTGGACGATGCCGCGTGGGAACCCCGCCGCCACCGCGTTGACGAGGCGTTGGGCGAGGTCGTGGTCCTCCTGGAGCCGCAGTGGTCCGCCAAGTCGCTGACGGTCGAACTGGACGCCGAAGCCGTCGAATGGGCGGGCGACCGGGAGATGATGCACCAGGTCTGGGTCAACCTGCTTCAGAACGCGATCAAGTTCACCCCGGAGGGCGGCGCGGTCACCGTGGTCTTGCGCCAAGAGGGCGCGGGCTGGACGTGCCGCGTGCGAGACACCGGCATAGGGATAGCGCCCGGCGACCTGCCCCATGTCTTCGAGCGTTTCTTCCGGGCGGACAAGGCCCGGTCGCAGGGCGGCAACGGCCTGGGCTTGGCCCTGGCGAAGCGGATTGTGGAACTGGGCGGCGGGCGCGTGGCCGTGGCCAGCGAGGTGGGGCGGGGCGCCGAGTTCTCCGTCCACATGGATCTCTGAGCGCGCGCGACCATTCCCGCGCCGCCGCCGGCGGCCGCCAACTCCCGTTTGGGAACGAAGGGTTCCGTTTATGTTCCGTTGAACCTGGGTTGAAACTCGGTTAATTCGGGCGCCGGAGAGTGTTCCCCCGAACAGAGTCAACCGCGCGCCTCAATCAGCGTCCGGGGTGGGCGCCGCCCACCCCGGGCCGAGGCCGGGCGCGCGCCAGCGAGGAAGGACAAGCGATGCCCGTAATCGAAGTCGAGCACCTGGTCAAGAGGTATAAGAAAGCAAAGGAGCCGGCAGTCAAGGACGTCTCCTTCAGCGTGGAAGAAGGCGAGTTCTTCGCCTTCCTGGGCCCAAACGGGGCGGGCAAGACCACCACGATCTCGATTCTGACGACCACGTTGTCGAAGACGGCCGGCCGCGTGCGGATCGGCGGGTATGACTTGGACACGCAGGAGCGCCAGGTCCGCCGGGCCATCGGCATCATCTTCCAGCGGCCAAGCTTGGACCTGACCTTGACGGCGGAGGAGAACATCCGCATCCATTCGTGCCTGTACGGCGTCTACCCGTACCGGCCGACCTTCGGGAGCATGCCGGCGGCCTACCGCCGGCAGGTCGAGGAGTTGGCGGAGGTGGTGGGCCTGGGCGAGGCTCTGCGCCGGCCGGTCCGGAAGCTGTCCGGCGGCATGCAGCGCAAGCTTGAGGTGATCCGCTCCTTGATGCACACCCCGCGCGTGCTGTTCTTGGACGAGCCGACCTCCGGGTTGGACGCGGTGGCCCGCCGCAACCTGTGGGACTACCTCAACCAGGTTCGCCGCGACCACGGCACCACGGTGTTCTTGACCACCCACTACATTGACGAGGCGGAAGACGCCGACACGGTCTGCCTGATCAACTCCGGCCTGGTCGGCCTGTGCTGCCCGCCCCAGGAGATGAAGCGCCGCCTGGGCGCGAACCGCCTAGAGGACGCCTATGTCGACTACCTGAGCCAGGAAACCGGGGAAATGGGGACGGTACCTATTTCCGGCGGGCCGGAAATAGGTACCGTCCCCATTTCCGCTGGCTCTCGAAGGGAGGTGGCGGCGTGAGCGCGGCCACATTGGCGCCGCCGAGGACCCGCTCGCGGGTTTGGCGCGAACTGAACGGCATTGTCACCGTCATGGCCCGTGACCTGACCATCACCACCAAGAGCCTCAGCGGGCTGGTCATGAGCTTGGTCATGCCGCTCCTCATGATGGGGATGATCGGCGGGAACCTGAAAGAGAACATGGCCGCCGGCCTGGGGTTCGACTTCGGCCGCTTCATGCTGGTCGGAATGCTGGTGAACATGCTGTTCATGGTCACCACCATGGGCATGACCACCCTGGTGGACGATTCCGACGGCAATTACAGCGCGGAACTGCTGGTGTCCCCGCTGTCCCGGTACGGGATAGTGCTCGGCAAGATCCTCGGCTCCGCGGTCATGGCGATCGTCTCCTGCCTGGGCGTGCTGGTGGTGGGCGCCCTGATGGGCATCTCCCTGACCGTGGGCCAGTTGCTCGCCCTGCTGGCCCTGGCCCCGCTGATGTGCCTGTCCGGCGGCGCGCTGGCCATGATCATCCTGGGCGTCATCAAGAGCAACAAGACCGCCAACGTGGCGGTCATGCTCATCACCATGCCGCAGATGTTCCTGTCCGGCGTGATCATCCCGATTGGGCAGTCAACCGGGGTGTTGTGGCTGCTCAGCCGCCTCCTGCCGATGACCTACTGCGTGGACTTGGGCCGCGCCGCCGTCTACGCGGGCACCCCCGAATACAACTCGGTGGTGCTCTTCAACCCGGCGGTCTCCCTGACCGCCATAACGGTCTTGACGTTGGGTTGTCTGCTGGCGGGCACAGTCCTGTACGTCCGCTCGGAAAAGAACCGCTGACCCGGCGAAATGGGGACGGTACCTTTTCCGGCCAGCCGGAAAAGGTACCGTCCCCATTTCCGTCCCCATTTCTCACTCGGGGCCGCGAGCCGCCAGCACCGCCTGGTAAAGGGTCCGTTTCGGCAGGCCGGCGGACGCGGCGACCGCGGACACCGCCTGGGACAGGCCAAGGCCGGTGGCCCCGAGGGCCTCGACCTCTTTGACCGCCGTTTCGACCGCGGCGCCGTCCGGGGCGCCAAGCGCCGCCGGGGCCCCGCCGATCACCAACGTGACCTCGCCTTTCAGGTCGCGCGACAACGCATCGGCGGCCAACGTCCCGAGCGTCCCCCGGA
This genomic stretch from Bifidobacteriaceae bacterium harbors:
- a CDS encoding alpha-E domain-containing protein, whose product is MLSRVAESLFWMGRYMERADGTARILDVHLQLMLEAPAADEGAACQSLLAIMGVSHPDRGLRAADVANLLAVDPLEPSSIAYSLRAARENGRRAREIISTELWECLNTLNQNMPSEVPEDRHHALFAWVRERSAMAAGIGYTTMIRDEPYQFFMLGQGLERADMTARLLATRELTDTAGASWTTILRSCGGYEACLRSRRGLPTKEDAAEFLLLDTFFPRSIQFAFNRALTALGELEPNGAGARPGGEAGPGATGGPGGPGGPGRRRQSQRLTRGVRHGDPAWILGQAISQLRYQPIDEILADLPDQMDRVQQATSAASEAVRQRYFPVLAAPAWVGEEA
- a CDS encoding ABC transporter ATP-binding protein codes for the protein MPVIEVEHLVKRYKKAKEPAVKDVSFSVEEGEFFAFLGPNGAGKTTTISILTTTLSKTAGRVRIGGYDLDTQERQVRRAIGIIFQRPSLDLTLTAEENIRIHSCLYGVYPYRPTFGSMPAAYRRQVEELAEVVGLGEALRRPVRKLSGGMQRKLEVIRSLMHTPRVLFLDEPTSGLDAVARRNLWDYLNQVRRDHGTTVFLTTHYIDEAEDADTVCLINSGLVGLCCPPQEMKRRLGANRLEDAYVDYLSQETGEMGTVPISGGPEIGTVPISAGSRREVAA
- a CDS encoding response regulator transcription factor, yielding MLVIDDDPHIRELVEALLRGAGMATRAAADGREALRVLGLTAIDLCVVDAMMPNLDGAGFCRAARRYYPDLPLLMLTAKGQLGDKAQGFAAGADDYLVKPFEGAELVMRVKALTRRYHKVVEQRAQAGRLILDESSRVATLDGERRDLPLKEFDLLFMLAGHKGRTLTRRQILDRVWGFDFDGNERTLDVHINRLRERFGPESGFRIATVRGIGYRLEDT
- a CDS encoding transglutaminase family protein, encoding MNRLRVRHVAGFRYSAPAAASYNEARMLPRDGHGQQVLSDSLETLPHAPQHRYRDYWGTKVVAFEVLSPHTELTLRSSALVEVNRVAEVGERASWAELARQASASTRLAEQSLQSARTRPPAEVAELARDLAAEHQDPRAAAEAICREIRAHMDYVPGVTTVGATAAEAWEKGSGVCQDIAHVSLGAVRAVGIPARYVSGYMHPQPEPVTGVTVTAESHAWIEWFCGSWVGFDPTNLAPIASRHILVARGRDYDDIAPIRGVYAGTGDSCAFATVEITRET
- a CDS encoding ABC transporter permease; this encodes MSAATLAPPRTRSRVWRELNGIVTVMARDLTITTKSLSGLVMSLVMPLLMMGMIGGNLKENMAAGLGFDFGRFMLVGMLVNMLFMVTTMGMTTLVDDSDGNYSAELLVSPLSRYGIVLGKILGSAVMAIVSCLGVLVVGALMGISLTVGQLLALLALAPLMCLSGGALAMIILGVIKSNKTANVAVMLITMPQMFLSGVIIPIGQSTGVLWLLSRLLPMTYCVDLGRAAVYAGTPEYNSVVLFNPAVSLTAITVLTLGCLLAGTVLYVRSEKNR
- a CDS encoding HAMP domain-containing histidine kinase, whose translation is MTGRPAWTRRDMLRALGGLAWIVAGLLVGWLVSEGLWAITGRPPAFAAYLAAVGICVAGTMAFGRLFAAIRGKRPGRPDLGEQILDALERISQGDFDVRLSATRPGPFRAVVESVNKMAAELGTLEHQRQEFVSNVSHEIGSPLTSVIGFARLLRDQDLDRDTQRHYLDVIVQEAERVSKLGENLLRLSALDDAAWEPRRHRVDEALGEVVVLLEPQWSAKSLTVELDAEAVEWAGDREMMHQVWVNLLQNAIKFTPEGGAVTVVLRQEGAGWTCRVRDTGIGIAPGDLPHVFERFFRADKARSQGGNGLGLALAKRIVELGGGRVAVASEVGRGAEFSVHMDL